The Argopecten irradians isolate NY chromosome 6, Ai_NY, whole genome shotgun sequence genome has a window encoding:
- the LOC138325165 gene encoding calreticulin-like, whose translation MKTCLCLLALVGVVFSEPTVVFREEFTDGDAWTSRWVNSKHKSDQGKFELSAGNFYGDAEKDKGIRTSQDARFYGASAKFEKSFDNEGKTLVVQFTVKHEQNIDCGGGYAKLFGSDLDQADMHGDSPYAIMFGPDICGPGTKKVHVIFNYKGKNLLTKKDIRCKDDVFTHLYTLIVKPDNTYEVKIDNEKVESGSLEEDWDFLPAKKIKDPEAKKPDDWDEREKIDDPEDSKPDDWDKAEHIPDPDAKKPDDWDDEMDGEWEPPMIDNPEYKGEWKPKQIDNPDYKGKWIHPEIDNPEYSPDDKLYHYSDIGAIGFDLWQVKSGTIFDNILITDDVAFAEKVGKDTWGETKEPEKKMKEAADEEDRKKREEEEKLRKEQEKDKAEEEDEDDEEAEEDEDEEEDHEAHDEL comes from the exons ATGAAAACGTGTCTGTGTTTGCTGGCGTTGGTCGGAGTTGTTTTCTCCGAACCAACTGTTGTGTTCAGGGAAGAGTTTACTGATG GCGATGCATGGACAAGCCGATGGGTTAACTCCAAACATAAGAGTGACCAGGGCAAGTTTGAATTGAGTGCAGGAAACTTTTACGGAGATGCTGAGAAGGACAAAG GTATCCGAACATCCCAAGATGCTCGTTTTTATGGAGCTTcagcaaaatttgaaaagagTTTTGACAACGAAGGAAAGACTCTGGTTGTGCAGTTCACAGTCAAACATGAACAGAACATTGATTGTGGAGGTGGTTATGCTAAGCTTTTCGGCTCAGACCTTGACCAGGCAGATATGCACGGAGACTCCCCATACGCCATTATGTTCG GACCCGACATTTGCGGCCCTGGCACCAAGAAAGTGCATGTGATCTTCAACTATAAGGGAAAGAATCTTCTAACAAAGAAAGACATCAGATGCAAG gATGATGTTTTCACACATTTGTACACTTTGATCGTCAAACCAGACAACACATATGAAGTAAAGATTGATAATGAGAAGGTTGAGAGTGGCTCCCTTGAAGAAGACTGGGACTTCCTTCCAGCCAAGAAAATCAAG GATCCTGAAGCAAAGAAACCCGATGACTGGGATGAGCGTGAGAAGATTGATGATCCAGAGGACTCCAAGCCCGATGATTGGGATAAGGCCGAACACATTCCAGACCCTGATGCCAAGAAGCCCGACGATTGGGATGATGAGATGGACGGAGAATGGGAACCCCCAATGATTGATAACCCAGAATACAAG GGAGAATGGAAACCAAAGCAGATTGACAACCCAGATTACAAAGGAAAATGGATTCATCCAGAAATTGACAACCCAGAATACAGCCCTGATGATAAACTTTACCATTACAGTGATATTGGAGCTATTGGATTTGATTTATGGCAG GTGAAATCAGGAACAATTTTTGACAACATCCTTATCACAGACGATGTTGCTTTTGCGGAAAAAGTAGGAAAGGATACATGGGGAGAAACAAAAGAAcctgaaaagaaaatgaaagaggCTGCTGATGAGGAAGATAGAAAGAAgagagaagaagaagaaaaactCCGCAAAGAGCAAG AAAAAGATAAAGCAGAAGAAGAAGATGAAGATGACGAGGAAGCTGAGGAGGATGAGGATGAAGAGGAGGATCATGAGGCTCACGATGAATTGTAG